Proteins from one Rosa chinensis cultivar Old Blush chromosome 7, RchiOBHm-V2, whole genome shotgun sequence genomic window:
- the LOC121050446 gene encoding auxin-induced protein 15A-like has translation MGFRLPGIVSPKRSLSRSSSNAKKTASKTLDIPKGYFAVYVGESQKKRFVIPISYLNKPSFMDLLSQAKEEFGYDHPMGGITIPCSEDTFLELTSSLSV, from the coding sequence ATGGGTTTCCGGCTGCCTGGAATTGTTAGCCCCAAGAGAAGTCTTTCCCGATCTTCATCTAATGCAAAGAAGACTGCTTCAAAGACCTTAGATATCCCAAAAGGCTATTTTGCAGTCTATGTCGGAGAGAGCCAGAAGAAGCGATTTGTGATTCCAATATCATACTTGAACAAACCTTCATTCATGGATTTGCTGAGTCAAGCTAAAGAAGAATTTGGATACGATCATCCCATGGGCGGTATCACAATCCCTTGCAGTGAAGACACCTTCCTTGAGCTCACTTCCAGCTTGAGTGTGTGA